The DNA region GGGGATCGTGCACCGCGACATCAAGCCAGAGAACCTGCTGCTGAGCCGCAGCGGCGAGGTGAAGGTGGCCGACTTCGGCCTGGCCCGCGTCGACCAGCCAGACGGCGTCAAGCTGACCCAGGTCGGCGTGACCATGGGCACCCCGCTTTACATGAGCCCCGAGCAGGTGGAGGGCAAGCACCTCGACCCCCGCAGCGACATCTACTCGCTGGGGGTCGCGGCCTACCACCTGCTATGCGGCCAGCCCCCGTTCCAGGGGGACACGCCGCTGGCGGTAGCGGTGAAGCACCTCCGCGAGAAGCCCGAGCCGCTGGTCGACCGCTGCCCCGACCTGCCGGTGGCGCTGGCGCGGATCATCGAGCGGATGATGCAGAAGAAGCCGGAGGATCGCTTCGATTCACCGAGCGAGCTGCTGTCCGAGCTGCGGGCCCTGACCCGGACCGCGATCGACGAGGGGTGGACCGAGACGGGGGACGACGGCGCCGCGTTCGAAACCCTGGCGCTCACCGGCGCCTCGCCCGCGGCGACGCGGCGACTGGATCAATTGCTGGGGGCGACGGCCCAGCTCGACCTGCAGCGCCCCAAACGCCGCGGCTGGATGCTGGTCGTGGCCGCCTGCTTGCTGGCCGGCCTAGCGTTTGGCGTGGCGACGCGCCCCAAGCCGCTGCTGGCGGGGGTGGGCCAGCAGCCGATCGCCAAGCCGGACGTCGCCAGCCAACTGCTGCACGCCAAGTTTGTCGACAACGAGGCGGCCTGGCTGCTGGTGATGGAGCGGTTCCCCGACGCCGACTTCAACTACCACTACATGGCCAAGCAGGGCCTGCTGCGGCTCTACCTCAGCCAAGACCAGAACGGCAAGGCCGAGCGGCTGGCCCGCGAGCTGGCCAGCGCCAGCGAAGACCAGATGCCCACCCGCGTGTTCGGCAAAGCCGCCGAGGTAGTGCTGGCCGTGCGCGCCGGCGACGCCGTCGCCGCCCGCACCGCCTGGGCCCGCTTCCCCCAGCCTGAACGCGGCCTGCTGGACGGCGACATGGCCCGCCGCCTCGACGAAGCCGTCCAACAAATGGGCCTGTAGCGGCTGCGCCGCGGGGTGTGTCCGCCTGCGGCGGACGGGGAGTGTGGCTGCGCCACGGGGGGTGTTCGCTACGCGAACGGGGCTGGGGGACGCGCAAGCGATGGAGCGGGGTGGCTGTCGGGCATCGCTTGCGCGTCCCCCCAGCCCCGGGCCGAAGGCCCAGCCGCGTAGCGGCGAGCCCCGTGGCGCAGCCACACTCCCCGTCCGCCGCAGGCGGACACACCCCCGCGTGGCTCACACGGCGGCTTTCTGGCCGCGGTTGGCACGCCGCCGGAAGTGTGGCGCCGGTTTTGGCGCGGGCTTGACGCTCGCTTCGGGGCGGCGGGTGCGGATCTCGCCGAGCCGGTCGCCGACCAGCATCCAGGCGATCATCGTCCACACGAAGACAAACGCCGCCATCGGGGCGACGTGGGCAAGGTCGTACAACATGGCGGGACCGCTGAAGTTTGCGGTGCGCCCATCCAATGGCGGGGCGCCCGGGCGGTCCGTGCCCAGGCGGCGGCCCTGAGGCCGGCTATCCAAGTGCCATCGGCGCGGCCGCGAGCCGCGGTTGAGCCGGGGTCCTCGGCCCCCTACAGCCCGAACTCTCGGGCGCAGCAGCAGTGGCCATAATCTTGCTAATCGGCGATTGAAAATAGCCACTCGATGGCGCATGCTAGCGGCCGTTAAGTGTTCAGGTGTTCACTATCTCTTCGCCGCCAGGAGCCCCCCCGTGGACCCACCGCTCTCGATTTATGCGCCGCTCGACTGGGACGACATCGACTGGGACCTGGTTCTGCCGGAAGACCCGCCGGAGCCGGACCTACGCGACTTCTGCGTCGACGATGCAGACGCAGGCTAGGGCTGACGCCTAACCACGGATGACACGGATCGCACGGATCGGTCTGCCCCAAACCGATCCGTGCGATCCGTGTCATCCGTGGTTCAGTTCTCTCACACTTGAAGGCTTTACGTTGCTCGCGATCGAAACCATCCAAGAAGTACAGCGGCTGCTCGCGATCGGGGAGCTCTCACACCGCTCCATCGCTCGGCAGGTGGGCTGTAGCCGGGGCGTGGTCGACCAGATCGCCTCGGGCCGCCGCGGCGCGTACGGCCGCGGCGAACCCGAGGCGCCGCCACCCCCGCTACGGCGCTGCCCCGGCTGCGGCGGCCAGGCGCGGGGGGCGTGTGTTTATTGCCGGGCGGTGGAGTACCGGCGGCGCAAAGGGCGTGCGGCTTGAGGGGAACACAATGGTGCGGGTTAGCCGAGGAAATAACTCCCCGTTGCTCTTTACGCCTCGGGAATCGCAATCTAACGTCGGGCAACTTTCTTCCGAGCGATCCACTGCAAGAGCCTTTGCTCGCTATGCGCAACCCCTGCACAATTCTCCTTCTCCTTATTCCACTCTGCTCCCAGGCGAGAACCCTGGTTGTCGATGTGGTTAGTGATGAAGTTTTCCAACCAGACTTCTTAGGCGATGCGCCCAACTTCGGCGCCTTCATCACCTACAACGACGAGCTCTACTTCACTGCGTCTATCGGCCAGGAACCGCTCGGCCACCCCAGCCACAGACTTTTCAAGACCGATGGAGAGACGCTCACCCGCTTCGAGGTCGATCCGGGGTTCCATATTGGAACACAGTTCGTAGAGTTCCAGGGTTCGCTCTACTTTCGCGGCGATAGCGGCAATGGCATCGAGCTGTTCCGTACGGACGGCGTCGACCTAGTGGAATACGACCTCAGCGACGACGAATCGGGCTCTTGGCCACGCAATTTCGAAGTGGTGGGCGATCGGCTCTATTTTGGCGCGAATCGTCTCGGTTCGGACGGAACCGGTGGGCCGTCGTTAATGGTGCTCCAGGATTCGGTTGGCTCCGTCGTGGCAGACGTGCAGGTGGACACGAGCTATGCGTGGCACGCGTCCGTCGATGATACGCTCTACTTTTCCGCAAACGGGTCTGACGGGTACGAGGTGTACCGGACGGACGGGCAGGACGTTTCGCTTGTAGTCGATGCGAACCCGGGACCGGGAGGGTCAAATCCAAGGCCGGAAGGTGTTCTGAACGATGCGTTCTACTTCACCGCGGAGGACGCCGGGGGCCGGGCGCTCTATCGAGCCACCCCTGAGTCGGTTGCGCAAGTCCTCTCGTCCGATGTGCGACTGAGCGCGGGCCTCCGGGACTTTGGTGGGCGCCTCTATTTCAGCGCTGATCGGGGAAGTGGCTACGAGCTCCAGCAAACCGACGGAGGAGAAGTGCGGCAGTTCGACCTCAATCCAGGTCCGCAGAGCTCGAACCCCTTAACGTACGGGGGCGCTGTGCTAAACGGGCAACTCTTGCTCCCCGCGACCGGACCCGAAGGAGCCGCGCTGTTCGTGTTCTCGGAACTGGGCGACTTGGTGCGACGGATCGACATAGGAGACAGCCAGCGGCCGAGCGCAGTGTATTTCCAGGAAGCCCACGGAAGTCTCTACTTCTCTGTCTTGGGGGATGGTGTGGCCCGCCTCTACAGAACGGACGGATTCTCCGCGGAGGAAATCTACTCCCCACCTGAGGTTGCAGGCAGAAGGTTTATTTCGGTCTACGATTCAGAATCCCTTGGCGGCGCGCTTTTCGTTCCGGCAACGACGGAGGGGGGCGACGGTCTCCTGCGAATTACCGAGATGGAAGTCGAGGTGCTTGACCTCCTTCCGGGCCAGGCGCGCTCGTACCCGCGAAACCTGGAGGCGCTCGGCGACCAGTTAGTGTTCATGGCAAACGGTCCGGACGGCGAGTCCGTCTACCGCCTTGATGGAGACGGCATTCACGAACTCCTGCGAACAACTCCCTACCTCACTGACATCTACGGCAACGGGCTCTTGGCGCCTGGCGCTACGACGACCCGGTTCGTGCGATTCCAAGACCAACTTCTATTCCTGGCTAACACCCCCAAAGGGTTTCAATTATTTCGGATACAAGCGGTCCCCGAACCGACTACGCTCCATGCCGCGGCGATTGCTCTAGTCGGTTGTGTGCCGCGCCGGTGGCGCCGAAGCAGATCGCAGTAACGAAGTTGCGCCAGATTGCGTCGCGTCCCTCCAGCTTTGTCGGGCGACCTAGGGCCGGCTAGAGGCCCGCAGACGCGTCCCCCAGCCCCGAGCCACGCCGATTGCTGCGCCGGACGGCACCGGATACGCTTCGGGGGTAGTACGCGCGGCGCAAAGGGCGTGCGGCTTGAGCGCGGCCCGCAGGAGGGCGAGGATAGAACCACTGCGACGAGCAGGCTCTCGCGTTGTCATCCCGCCTCGGAACCCACATGCGAACGCTCATCCGCACCCTGTTCGGCGCAGTGATCCTCGGATCGTTGCTGGCGCTTTGGGCGAGCGCGTATCCTGGCGTGTTGGGCGACTTCGGCAGTCAGTGCGTCGTGTTCTGTCTAGTGCGCTGGCCACAGGTCGTTCTGCTGTTGCTTCTGCTGCTGATCTCGCCTTTGCTTTTCTGGAACATACTCCGCAAGGTTTTCAACACTAGTCGCTGCGGCTGGCTAGATTTTTGGTTAGCGTGCACGATCCCCGGGGTGATCGCGCTCGCTTGGCTGACGGCGCTCACGGGCACGCCGAAGCGACTCGGTTTCGAGTACAGCCGCGATGCGTTCGACGCACAGGTTGCAGAAGCACGCCCCTCGGAGCGACCGCTCGCGCTGAACAAACGGTTGGGCATTTACCAGGTGGACGAATGGGCGACCGACCCGCGCGGCGGAACCTACTTCCGCGTCAACTCCGGATGGGATGGAGCGTTTGGGATTAATTTCGTGTCATACGGGTTGGTCAAGGACCCGAACAACAAGGGCACGCCGTTTGGCGCCGCCAGTTACAAGCTCACGCCGATTGACGCGGGCTGGCACTGGTTCCAGGCATCAAGCGACTACCACTGAGCCGAAGGATTGCCCATCTCACACCCGCCTGTCGTCGGAAGCTCAGGAACCCGCACCCCACCGCTTGCGCGTCCCCCAGCCCCCAGCCCCGGGCCGAAGGCCCCGCCGCGCAGCGGCGCGCCCCCGGCCCCCGCGGCGTAGCCGCGCCCGCGCCGATTGCTGCCCCGGACCGCCCCGGATACACTTGGGCGGGTAGTACGCGACGATCGAAGCACGCAGCGCAGCAAGCAGCAAGAAGGGGGCCGCATGGCCGAAGGCACCACGAGTGGCGGGAACGCGAAGCTCCAGTTCGGCGAGAAGTCGATCGACCTCCCCGTAGTCATCGGCACCGAGGAGGAGCCGGCGATCGATATCGCCAAGCTGCGGGGCGAGACCGGGCTGATCACCCTGGACGAGGGGTTCGTCAATACCGGCTCCACCACCAGCGCCATCACCTTCTTGGACGGCGAAAAGGGGATCCTCCGCTACCGGGGCTACCCCATCGAGCAGCTCGCGGCCAACTGCGACTTTGCCGAGGTGGCGTACCTGCTCATCTACGGCGAGCTCCCCACCGCCGACCAGATGCACACGTTCCGCGACACGCTGCGCCAACACACGATCGTCCACGAAGACATCCGCCGGTTCTTCGAGGGCTTCCCTCGAGACGCCCACCCGATGGCGATGCTCAGCAGCGTGATCGCCACGCTCAGCGCGTTCTACCCCGACTCGACCAGCGTCAAGGACCCTCAGCAGCTCCACGTGTCGATGATGCGCCTGCTGGCCAAGACCCCCACGATCGCCTCGTACTGCTACAAGAAGTCGATCGGCCAGCCGTTCATGTACCCCA from Pirellulimonas nuda includes:
- a CDS encoding serine/threonine-protein kinase, whose protein sequence is MTDLNGQQLGDYRVLRRLGRGAMAEVFLAEQLSLGRQVALKVLGEELARDPTYVARFQHEARAAARLVHPGIVQIYEVGCCDGRYYIAQEYVPGRNLGELIERDGTLPAGLVLGVLRQTAAALAKAAEQGIVHRDIKPENLLLSRSGEVKVADFGLARVDQPDGVKLTQVGVTMGTPLYMSPEQVEGKHLDPRSDIYSLGVAAYHLLCGQPPFQGDTPLAVAVKHLREKPEPLVDRCPDLPVALARIIERMMQKKPEDRFDSPSELLSELRALTRTAIDEGWTETGDDGAAFETLALTGASPAATRRLDQLLGATAQLDLQRPKRRGWMLVVAACLLAGLAFGVATRPKPLLAGVGQQPIAKPDVASQLLHAKFVDNEAAWLLVMERFPDADFNYHYMAKQGLLRLYLSQDQNGKAERLARELASASEDQMPTRVFGKAAEVVLAVRAGDAVAARTAWARFPQPERGLLDGDMARRLDEAVQQMGL